tttggtgacatattttgccctactctagagatcaaacatgatgctatccaactcgaaaatcatttatatatatatatatatatatatatatatatatatatatgccttaccAAATTTGGGGGTAAAGATCTAATTTCTCAGATTTTATCAGAACAAGGTCATTGCACTCATGAGGATCTGCCTTCAAAACTTTTCATGAATGCTACTTTAAggataaattgatgatgacgtcagctccctATACATATTCTAATGTTACTGTTAAACCATTAGTTTTACACATTCTAATCCAATGCATTCTTTTCTAACTTAAATTGATAAACAACACAACACCCTTTGGAGGACATTCAACACCTTTTCCCTCGAAAAATGTGTAATGTATGGTAAATAGTTCATGCGACGCCAataaatttattatattttcctttaattCTGTGCTGCGTCTGAGCTAATTAAGGAACTACCCTCATTGTCTTTGAGTTAGACCCATCCACTGTAATTGAGCCTATCATGTTTATCAGAGCCTATCATTGAGCCTGTCATGTTTAAAGGGACATTTCTCAAAATCTGAAAGTGCAGAGAAAAACAACAGTTAGGAGTAAAGTAAAAAACTGTTGTCTcaaaaataatgcaaataaaCCTTTGTTACCGAGGCTTATAACATATTACAATCTCCTCTTCAAAATCTACAACAGGAACCCCccaaaacaacttttttgcgATAAGTGAAGTTTGAGGCCACTATATCCGCCGTTACTTTATGTGGGTATAAACCCTCCACACATATTTCAGGAATTTAAACAATGGTTTTTGATTATGCCGGGTATTAAAATTACTGTAAGGTTTAGTCCTCGTTggctaaaaagaaaatatagctATATCTTACTATAAGCAAGCCAGACTTGGTTTCAATGAATCAAGGCATATCGGTATCATGCTCTCGTGTATTTGTTACAGTAAAGATGTGTTTTAGATGATATATACACAGTAAAGAAATACAAACACTGTTGCTATGTGCTTAACACCGCATTCATTGCATAAAGTTTACTGTTTGATACGATTTTGAGGAGATCATGTATGATTATGTATCTGATTcggtttttatttatttttaattatttgttagTACGTATTGTTCAGCACTTTTTGTTATGCTGACAATGCCCCCAAATCCCCTGGCCCGGGTAGCTTAATTAGAATTGTAATTTAGCTAAGCTAAGTAGTTTCTATAACTGAATCCTACTTAAATCCTACATGAATCCTACTTAGGGCCTATATATGGTTCAAGTAAACTATAGTTTCTTCATTTCACTTAATTAAGTGGTGTACTCGAAGGGGGTCATGACCCCTACCCCTGGGCTTCATCTCCCTTAACTGCGGTACTCAGTTAACGATACAGTGAATATGAACTTCTCAGTTGCAGAAGCGCTTTGTTTTTCGtagtttttattttgattattatatatttttggtgggggggggtgcattCAAAATTTATCTTTTCGTCCAAAAATGGCTTATATAGGACTTTTGTCTATAACAGGTCCTAccataaagaaaacataaaatgtaGTGCAAAAATAGAATATCAAAAATAATAAGCGTGATTGTTGTTATGGTAATATCTTGTACATATATGAGACGGTAAGTTTACAAAACGATCCCAAAAGCTATACTGTTTCATCTTTAATAAGATGTTTACGCCCAGTTGGCTGATTCGGAATTAGAAAATGTTGAGATAAAGCTGTTATTCCATCGACCCGGGCATGGGTGCCGATTAATGGAGCACGGGGTTGGGCTGGAAGGACATGCCCCTTTTTGGGGGGAATAGAGGACACTAATGATTTGTTTTCTCACCTTCACTTTCTGAATCGATACATTAATGTGTGCCTCCGGAGTATCCCTTTAAAAGCAATTTCTGTGTTCGTGCTTTCTCAACTATATAGTGGACTGTTATATAAGATAATAGTTCGTTACAATCCAACCTTGTAATGGTATCatatagaaatgttttttttttatttttctattgtATTGTTTCTTTGGAAAGTGATATTGAACAGCCTACAACGCAACATGATCCTACATGGTTAGATGATAGTTTACAGACTGTTATTCAATATCAACATACCAGCATATGTTTTACTCAAGTTAGTAAAAAACATCCCACAAGGAAAGAAGGGCGTTTGCCTTTCCTTAACGTGAATTCAAAAGACATCCAATGTTCAAATTGCTCTGATGCTCGcagtaacttaaaaaaaacccAAGATGATGCCCATCGGTGGAAGTATGAAGGTTCTTCTAATTATGTTTTTTCTCCTTTCACCTATCGTATCCGCATCTGTGACGAAGGAGGAGGATGTAAGCGTCTTTACATGGGGTGGAGTAAGTGCCTACATCGCAGTGAATCGAAACAAAGTTCAGACGAGATTGAACGATATTTACAAATCAAGACCAGGAGGTAATATTTTAAATGCTGCTTTTAATATGATAGAACACTGTTCAGATTCTAAGATTTTATAAAACTGATTCtgtttacaccccccccccccttaaaagaATAAACTGTTCTGTTGTCTTGATTTAAGAGTTCATAACTACAACATATATAACCGTTTTTTTATAACTCGATCATtttaacaaaaaatgataataacaacATGAGATGTTGGACAAGGTTACTATAACTGCTAAAGACGAAATCGATTCTTTAAAGGATAGTCACGATGAAATAATAACCTAATTATCCGTGCTAATTATCCGTGCTAATTATCcgtgtgaaatttgcattccatTCTATGTATCTTTTGGCTTCTTTGGATTTCTTATCCGTTTAACAAGTCGCGTGATTTGCTCTCATTACAAATACGATGTAAAAGATGTTACAGAAAAGGTTAACGCGTAACTTATATTGCTGAGAAATTTGTATGGCAAATTATTACAGTAAATTGTCGAGATAGTTAGTACTCATATCAGCAATATTTCCCTACTTGCCTTATGTATGCATTAACGCtttcatagtttttttttgtgactaTGTATTTAGAAAACCTTCCGGTGAGACCTAATTTACTGTCTAAATACCGTATGCCGCAGAAGGCACAATTTGACGTCTATTTTTTtctgtaagggggggggggggggtagggagttGAAGGTGAGATGATCCAGACTCCTGGGTCACAGCACTCTTTATAAATATTTGGATCCGTCCATGCTCCCCAAGACCGGAGGCTTGCCTTTGGTACGGACAACAGCCCTGATATACAAACCACTCGCCTCGTTAACATGTTCGCATTTTAATGAGGTGAACTCTTGCCACTTAACTTACATATACGTTTGGCAACTTCTTTAATCAAAACGATCAGATTTTTTATTTGAATCAGatttatgaaaacaaattaaacccATGTTATGTTTTCATGAATACATGAGTAGTCTGAATGGTGAACAAATCTTGAATTTTGACCTACTAAATAACTAGTACTCGTAGACCAATTGCTTCCGGTTCAAGGCATCGTATTATCACAGTTAGTGTAGGTTAGGTATATCATATAGAAAGTGCATTTCCAAATGCAAAAGGATAAACTTCTTACGTATATATAGATCCTTCACAAAGGAGAACATTACCTATCGATATTTTCTAGAAGTGCTGTGGATAACATGGTGTTCAAGGTTACAAAGTACTATAGATATGCAAAATCGTATACTTTCTGCAATGCATgatgttttgttcttttaatttcaatttaaaatgaaatttggttACTTAAATCTGATTTTAATCGACCAACCCTGCTTAAACTAGACTAGGcctacttttaaaaaaaatgtcatggTTAGgaatacaaaaaagaaaagaaaaaagaaccgCATGTACATGACAAGTAATAAGACAATTAGAGTCAAATAATACGGAGAAAACAAATGTTAACGGTGCCTTAAAATGTTAATGGTGAGGATATAACTATTGAGAAGAATATCGTCaatgtttttaattgtttaatcaCATATGTTTAAAAATATCCAAATCTTATAATCGGGTCTGAGTCTTGATTACTTACTAAACAGACATACTTTGACTCATAAGTACCCCGGGTAATGTATGTTTTAAAATCCCAGTGAAGTAACTGATTAGTTCGTCTCTAACGTACTAGAAAACACTGGACTTTACAAAAGCCACAGGTTTGGACGGGATAGTTCAAAATGAGtgttacatgtatatatctTACCAAGTCTTACTCATGTCATGAACTTAAGCATATACGAAGGTCGGACAGACTGACGGATGGTTTTACGCATGGTTCATTCTTAACATCATTGCGTCTCCATTTTAGCCCCACAGCTGTTTGTCCCTGAAGACCCCGTGTTACCAAACCTAACCGAAGACCAGCATATAGTGTACATCGACTTTGGATTTGTGACTCCTGAAAGCGTCACCGTGGATCCATCGATCGCTTCATTTAGCAGGGAGGTGTCCGTGGCCATTCCATTCCTCTCGACCACGCCGAAAGGAGCACCGAATTACGCCATGGCAATAGACAAAATGTATGATATCGGGGTGAACGGCGACATATTTATCACCCAGCCTATCTACCAGTACACTCCTGTTGAGAAGGTTAATATCATGGGAAGCGAAGCTTCAATGGAAGACCAGACAGAAACGATCCGCATCACCTTTAACCAAACCCACCCATGCCGAAAATCTCCGGTTCGTCTGCGCAATGAATTTAACGACTTTTTACTCAACAACAACATCTTCGGTTCCTCAGATCCAGACCTGGACTTTTGTAACCGTCACCCTAAGATGAGTAAGAGTCAGTACTGTCAGACCATGGACGATATCaaagaaaattttcaaaacGACATACTCTGCGCCAAGCAAACCTCATCAACAAACCCGGAAGAAAACTTTCCATGCGAAGTTTCCTTGGCCGTCGACGCCATAACTCCCGGACTTCGAGGATTATTGCTTTTGGGTCCAACTGATACAATACAAGTTGTAGCTGCCGAGCAGTACATCAAGAAGTTTGTCTTTAGTTTGAGGTATCCTTGCACGGTAAAGAATTAAGAGTACGCCATAAACCCATCCCCGGCTCTGACATTATtgacatagaaaaaaaaaacgtatcgattttattttattaatagtTCATAGTTTATAACACAATCGTTTCCAACCTGGGTCCGCAAACCACTATAAGGTTCGTGAAATTTTCGAGGGGTCCGTGAGGCCAAAGGGATCCGCAATGCGTCCGCGGAAGGAGGGTGGGGGCGTTACCATTTATTTGTCGTTTACGACTTTCAGGAACATTCTGAAAGGGTCTTTTTGAGCAAAGAAAACAGGCATTTTATTAGCTCGGTCCCACCATGGTGGAGCTAAGGTCGTTGGTGCTAATTAATCCGTATTCCTGGGCTCGGTGAGCATTCTTTCTATGACTTTAGGGGTCATTGGTTGGGGAAAACGTTTAATTGAGGACCTGTCATACGTGTTTCATGTATTACAAAATCCTTGACTTATGTTAAAGCTTTGTAAGGAGATAAATACATCTCTCTAGTAGAACATGTTCTTTGTTCTTCTTTGTTTATCGCTTTATTCTTGATACTTTACGTTTATTCATATCCACAAGCAACTTCTGCATCCTATCTATGCGCAGTGAAATCCAATTTCAAAGCAGTCACGTG
Above is a genomic segment from Apostichopus japonicus isolate 1M-3 chromosome 5, ASM3797524v1, whole genome shotgun sequence containing:
- the LOC139967512 gene encoding uncharacterized protein, whose product is MMPIGGSMKVLLIMFFLLSPIVSASVTKEEDVSVFTWGGVSAYIAVNRNKVQTRLNDIYKSRPGAPQLFVPEDPVLPNLTEDQHIVYIDFGFVTPESVTVDPSIASFSREVSVAIPFLSTTPKGAPNYAMAIDKMYDIGVNGDIFITQPIYQYTPVEKVNIMGSEASMEDQTETIRITFNQTHPCRKSPVRLRNEFNDFLLNNNIFGSSDPDLDFCNRHPKMSKSQYCQTMDDIKENFQNDILCAKQTSSTNPEENFPCEVSLAVDAITPGLRGLLLLGPTDTIQVVAAEQYIKKFVFSLRYPCTVKN